In Stanieria sp. NIES-3757, the DNA window CCCAGGAAAGGATGGTCTACTTTACCCTTGGCAATTAATTCTTCAGCAATATTTCTAGCGGTATCAATTGGAATAGCAAAACCAAGTCCTTGAGCGTTTCTGATAATGGCGGTGTTGACCCCAATAACTTCTCCTTGCGCGTTAAGTAAGGGACCACCAGAGTTACCAGGATTAATCGCAGCATCGGTTTGAATAAAACTAACTCGCTTATCAGCAACTCCGACTTGTGCGCCACTTCTTCCTGTAGCACTCACAATTCCAGTGGTAACAGTATTATCCAAACCAAGAGGATTACCAATTGCGATCGCCCATTCTCCAGGTTGTATTTGTTCGCTATCAGCAAAAGTAACTGTAGGTAAATTTTCTGCGGGAATTTTGATGACTGCAATATCTGTTAAAGGATCGGTTCCCATCACCTTACCGTCAAAAGAGCGTCCGTTTTTAAGAGTGACTTCTACGTTGTCAGCCCTATCAACCACATGAGCATTAGTTAAAATTAGACCATCAGAACTAAGGATAAAACCAGAACCCATTCCCCTTTGAATTTGTTGTTGAGGTGTATCAGGAATCTGTGAGCCAAAAAATTCACGGAAAAAAGGATCGTCAAACACGGCTGGAACTTGAGTAGTAACAGTCCGAGAAGCATCAATCCTTACTACTGCCGGGCCTACTTGTTCAACAACTTGGGTCACAAAATTTTGTGGTACGGCGATTTGATTGGATGTCTGATTATTAGCAAGAGGTTCGCTCTCTGCGTTCGCGATCGCTTTTGTTTCTTGATTAATTTTACTTTCTTTACTGCCTAGAATTTCCTTGTCTGTGAAATTGGCGATCATTTGAGGATGGTTAATTAAATAATTACCACCAAGAGCAATTCCTCCTCCAAGAAATAGTAATAATAATGAGGTAAAGGCTTTAGAAATAGAAAATTGTTGATTCATAAAATTTTATTTTTAATGCAATTAATAGTTCAGCTTAAATATTTGTGAAGGTATAAAACTAATTTTATTTTTAAGAATGGTCAGTCCAATTAGGTGTGAGGGCTTAGATTAGTGTGAGGAATTGGACTGACATTTTTAATGTAACTAGAGTATATGAACTTAATGTGACAATCTCTTTAAATTCTGGCGATTTTTCTTATTATCGTTGCTCTTACCCTATGTTCGTGACAATTGAATATTTATGGAATTTCTGGCACCTTATTTGTTCTGAGCATTTAACTTGAGCAGAGGCGATCGCTCTCGCTCTTGACGAGGCACTGCGTGGTTGCGAGTCCGATATAGAAAGGAGATTGCCTTCCTTGATTCGGCTAAAATCTTTTCTTCTTGCCGATTAAGTTTAATACGTAATGATACAGGCATTTTTCCTTAATTGTCTCACCTTTTTATCTTATATTTAATTACACCCACCTACTTATTTGTAACATTCTTTTTTTTCTCTAAAATGTCAGACTAAATGCGTTTAACATCAGTAAGATTTGAAAGTAAAGATAAACTGCTAAAATTTCCAAGCTTAATTATTGAATAATATGAATTTAAAAAGATTTATTTCTATAGTTATTAGCATTGCTATCTTACTCATTATTTATTCTCAAATCGAATTAGATAAATTATTAGAAATATTTAAAAACTGCGATCTTTTTTGGATGATGATTAGTTTGGGAATGGTTATTCCTTTAACGCTATTTACCTCCTGGAGACTGCAACAATTAATTCCCCAAGATAAAAGTTTAAGCTTTATCGAAGCAAATCGTTTAATTTTGGGGTCAAGTGTTTTAAATATGGTGTTACCTTCCAAAATGGGAGATATTGCCAAAGCTTATTTTATGCGAGAAAGAAATAATGTCAGTGGTTCTCTTTCTCTAGCAATCGTAATTTTTGAAAAAGCTTGTGATTTACTATCCTTACTATTATGGTGCGTATTTGGCTTAATTTTTTATCCTGCTAAAGATCATTTATTTGGGCTAATGACAGTAATCATAACAGGTGGATTAATTATTGGAATTTTGTTGTTATCTTCACGTCGATTTGCCGACTTATTTTTTAAATTATCAGTGAAGATATCACCTCATAAAATTGCTAATAGATTAAACAATATGCGTCTTTCTTGGCAAGAGATGCATCATTATTTTTGGGGTAACAAACAGCAATTATTATTAATCACGATCACTTCTATTTTTATTTGGTTTCTTCATTTATTACAAATCTGGTTATTCATTATCGCGCTAAAAGCTTACGCACCATTTATAGCTAGTTTAGCTCTTTCCCCTCTTTCTATTTTGGCTGGTTTGCTACCTTTAACTTTTGCAGGAGTAGGTACACGCGATGCAGCTTTAATTTTCTTTTATCAACCCTATTTTAGTGAAGCTACGGGAGCAGCTTTAGGATTACTTTGCACTTCTCGTTATTTTCTTCCTGCTTTAATTGGCTTACCTTTCCTCGGACAGATGTTAGCGACAGTGAAGAAATTTGGCAAAACAAATTAAAAAATGTTTTTAGAATTGATATCTAAACTAAATTGTGTTGTAACTATTAGCTGTTTTTTTCTTTTTGTCAATTTGATTTGATTGGAGTACCCAATCTAAATTAGGCATCTGTTGCCTACAACTGGGACAAAACCAAGTCATTTTTGACCGATAAATATAACGAAGCAAAATGTCTTTGCAACAAGGACAATTTTTCATAAAAAGCACCTCAAATTGATCGCAATTTCTCGCTGAAAAAAGTTTGAGTAAATACGTATATTTAATGAACGATTAAATTGTGCTAGCTAATTTAATTATTAGCAAAATAAATAAAGTTTTTGTGGCTTAAATAATTTAAAACTGACTTTAATAAAAAGCCAAATTTGTTCGATTAAGCAACTTATTTATAATAAAAATAACTAGCATTAATTGACTAAAGCTTAGTATTAGATTTAACTAGATGAGTTATATCTTCCTGCCAATCTCACTAGTCAAGTTTTAGGCAAAGTTTGATTTTTTCAACCCATCAAAAAATTGATTTAAAAATAAAAACGATTGTTTTGAAGAAAAAAGCAGTAGAGCCGACTGAATCAAAAATTATTATTGATTTTAGCCGTTTAAATTGTTAGCTTTTTCTGATCGCAATAATTAATTATGAAATTATCTGTCGATCATTTACACCGTAAATCTACGGATTTTGATAAAAATTTTAAAATGATCTACGCATAACTTATACCGTATATTTACTGTTTATTTAGCAAATATTGCCATACAAGCTTAGGTTAGAACAAATAAATATTGTAAGGGCGAACCGCAGTTCGTCCCTACATTAAATGGGATGTCCCAATACTAAAACATATTGCTATAACTCGAACCAATTACATAAAATGCCGAAAAGACACTATTTCAACTTTTGAAACAGAAGACAGCCAAAAAGCTACAACGTAAATATAATTTTTTTATCTGTAGTTGTTTGAGTAAACTTTAAATAAAAAAGCTCGGCTTCTTGCACTCTAAATATTATATTGATTTGGAAAAATTAAAATAGTAATTACCACTAACTTACGTAATCATTTGCCAAGCCTGAGTTAACAAATTACTTAACCATTTACGCTGTAATCCGTCGAGCAAACTATCATCTTGTAAAACTTCTGCTTGCAACTCTTCCAAAGATTGTCCTTGTTGACGAGCAATTTTAACTATACCAGCGATCGCTGTAGCAATCAACTCTTCATCAATAGGAAGATCTCGTAAAGCAAAGATTTCTTCTGGGGTAGCTGGAATGGGATAATTCATAATTAGCTCATCAATAAAATTCACAATAAATTAAAAATTATGTTTTTATAGTAATTTTTCGTTATATATGGTCAGTTAATTAATATTTGGCAAGTTTAACTTATTTTTAGTCAACCTGACTGCGTCTTTTTGCCTAATTTAGCTTAAATTAATAATTTGCAAATGAAAGAAATACTTTATCTCGAAGTTCCAACTCCAGATACTAATGCTGTTTGCACTTGGCTCCAACAGAAGTGGCAACCTCAGCTAGGGAAAAAAATAGTAACCCCAGATGGAATCCGTCTACAATTTTCTCCATCGTCTGAAGCGACTGAATTAGATCATGAGTTATCGATCTTTGTATGGTCTGTACAGCGTACTACATACTTGAAAATTTTTCAATGGGGAGAAAAACCTATTGTGGGAATTGTTTCAATTAAACAACAACTCGTTAAAGAGCTTCGTGAAAATTTTCCTCCCCAATACCCTGCACCCCCTGCCATTGACTTGACTAAACAGTCAATTTTTGAGGCACTAAAACCTTATTATCCTCAAACAGTTCATTTTTTCAAAAAAATGCCTCATGGCGAATACGATCTCAATCGGGTTTATTGGTGGGAACAACGTTGGCGAGAAAGTGTTTGTAATCCCCAACAGCCAAAGCAGGTAATTTTTAAAGTAGCAGAAGAACAAACCAGTCAACCAATAGATGAGCAGTTTGATTTAATCTATATTGGGGGCGCGTTGGGTGTCATTCATGCTGCGGTGATGGCACAAAAAGGTTATCGCGTTTTATTAGTAGAAAGGTTACCTTTTGGCAGAATGAATCGGGAATGGAATATTTCTCGTGATGAGTTTCAGAGTTTAATTAATTTAGGTTTGTTTACGCCTGAAGAATTTGAACAGGTAATTGCTAAAGAATATCTGGATGGGTTTAGTAAATTTTTTGATGCCAATAATCCACCCCATTTAAAAGCCCCTGTATTGCATACGCCTAAAGTTCTTAATATTGCTATCGATGCGGAAAAGTTATTAAAAGTTTGTGGAAACAAGTTAAAACAAGCTGGTGGTGTAATTTGGGATGAAACTGAGTTTATTCGGGCAGATGTTGACGATCGCAAAGTCACAGTTCAATTAATCGATCTTTCTACACAAACAGAAAAACAAGTCGAAGGTAAATTATTGATAGATGCGATGGGTACAGCCTCGCCCATTGCTTGGCAATTAAATGGGGGACGTGCTTTTGATAGTGTTTGTCCGACAGTAGGGGCAGTGATAGAAAGCGGATTTGCACCAGAAGTTTGGGATTCGAGATACGGTGATGTTTTGAATTCTCATGGAGATATTTCTCGTGGCAGACAATTAATTTGGGAGTTGTTTCCTGGGGGAAACGGGGAGTTAACCTTTTATCTGTTTCACTATCATCAGGTACATCCCGAGAATCCTGGTTCATTACTGGAAATGTACGAAGACTTCTTTACCATTCTGCCAGAGTACCGCCGTTGCAACATGGAAGACTTGGTCTGGAAAAAAGCTACTTTTGGTTATATCCCAGGTCATTTTAGCACCAGTGATAGCGATCGCACTGTAGCTTTTGATCGTTTATTGGCAATTGGTGATGCTGCTTCTTTACAATCTCCTTTAATTTTTACTGGTTTTGGTTCTCTGGTTCGTAATTTAGAACGTTTAACTACTTTACTTGATATTGCCCTGCGACATGATTTACTGAGTGCCAAAAATTTAAACCAAATTCGTGCTTATCAAAGCAATATTTCGGTTACTTGGCTATTTTCTAAGGGAATGATGGTACCTACTCATCAAATTTTACCTCCACAGCGAATTAATTCAATGTTGAATACTTTTTTTGGTTTACTTGCTGCCCAACCACCAGAAGTAGCGGATACTTTTATTAAAGATCGTACCGATTGGTTTACCTTTACCCGTTTAGCTTTAGTCGCAGCTAGACAAAATCCTGCTTTATTATGGTGGATTTGGCAAATGGCAGGTACTCAAGACTTACTTCGTTGGTTGGGTTCTTATTGGGCGTTTAGTTTTGATTCGGTGAAAAAACTTTTTCTTGGCAGTTGGTTTACTGGTTGGTTGAAAAAATCCCAACCTTGGTTAGAAAAACAATATCCCAGCTTGTGGTTAAAGTTATTGAGTTTAAACTATCAGTTAAGATATTAGGCTAAAAGCGACTACCGAAGTTAGCAGTAGAGACGTAGCATGCTACGTCTCTACTATTATTATTTGTTTGTTAATTGTTTACTGGTTGAATAGTTCTTTTTCAAAATTTTGTTTGAAAGCCAACTTATTTATCTATGTCACGTCAACGTTTAAAATCAGATTTACCAACTAAAATATGTCCTATTTGTGGTCGACCTTTTACCTGGCGAAAAAAATGGGAAAAATGTTGGGATGAAGTTAAATATTGTTCAGAAAGATGCCGTCGTCGTCGTTCTAATAATACTAATACTTAAAAAAATGCTTCATTCAAAATTGTATTACTAAATACAATTCATGAGCCTTTTATAGATAACTATTTAAAACAGCAAATGTAAATCAGCTAAAATTCTAAAATTATAATTCGCCTACTGTCTTCGAGTATATTAAATTACTTAGACAGTATTTTTTTTGCTAGCTAGAGAAAACTATGTCATCCAATCAGGTACAACCAAAATTAATTATTCATGGTGGCGCAGGTGGTCATATTAGAAGTAAAGGAGGATTGGAAGCAGTTCGTAACTGTCTTCACTCAATAGTAGAAGAGATATATAGTCTACTCCTTAATGGTGCAAGTGCTACCGAAACAGTGCTGAAAGGATGTCAACTTTTAGAAGACGAACCTCGTTTTAATGCTGGTACAGGTTCAGTTTTACAATCCGATGGACAAATTCGGATGAGTGCTGCGTTGATGGATGGTGCAGCCCAACGTTTTAGTGGTGTGATCAATGTTTCCCGAGTTAGAAATCCCATTGAATTAGCTAAAGCCTTACAAAACGAAAGCGATCGCATTTTATCGGATTATGGTGCAGCAGAATTATTAAGAGAACTCAATTTTCCGATCTACGATCCGCTTACAGATTTACGTTTACAAGAGTGGATGCAGGAAAGAAAAGATAATTTCCGCAAGGAAATGGCAGGAGTAATTGCTGAAGAAGAATTGGCTTTACCTCATGAAGCACGTCGAGGAACAATTGGTGTGGTTGTTTTAGATGCCCAGGGAAGATTAGCAGCAGGAACATCTACTGGTGGCAAAGGTTTAGAAAGAATTGGTCGAGTTAGTGACTCGGCTATGCCTGCTGGTAATTATGCTAGTCAGTTTGCAGCCGTTAGTTGTACGGGTATTGGTGAAGATATTATTGATGAATGTCTAGCAGCTAAAATTGTGATTCGGGTTACTGATGGTTTATCCCTCAAAGAAGCCATATTGAAATCGATGCAAGAAGCTTCTCAACGTCAACGAGAGTTGGGGGCGATTTCCATTGCTGCTAATGGAGAAATTGCTTGGGGAAAAACCAGCGAAGTGCTTTTGGCTGCCTATCATGATGGAGAGAAAATAGACGATACCTTGGAATGGGTAGACGATGAATTAGTCGGTTATCGCTTATAAAACAATGAAACCAACAAAAGACTACAATCTGTGGCTTGAGCAAACAGCGCTCACTTCGTGCCTCGGCTTAGCCGAGACCGCGGTTAAAAATAAAGATATGAATAATCTCGATTGGGAAAGAATTTTAGAGTTAATCGAAGATACGGGGGCAAGCGAACGCCGTGCGCTAAGAAGCTACATGAAAAGATTGGTCGAACATTTATTATTGAAAATTAAATACTGGGATAACGAGCGAGAATGCAATTATAAGCACTGGAACAAAGAAATAGTAAATTTTAGGTCTGAAGTGCGCGATATTCTTAAAGAATCTCCTAGTTTAAAACGATATTTACAAGATAACTATAGTGAGTGGCATAATTCTAGCGTTGAAGCAATGAGTCAAGAATTTGACCTTCATCCAGATGCAAAGATAGACCTCAAAGGACTTTTAGTTCTTTGAAAAATGCTGTAATTCCCGTCACTGTAAGCAAAAATGAAAATTAAACAAGAAACTGTATCGATGTACACTCGTGATGGAGT includes these proteins:
- a CDS encoding 2-alkenal reductase, with amino-acid sequence MNQQFSISKAFTSLLLLFLGGGIALGGNYLINHPQMIANFTDKEILGSKESKINQETKAIANAESEPLANNQTSNQIAVPQNFVTQVVEQVGPAVVRIDASRTVTTQVPAVFDDPFFREFFGSQIPDTPQQQIQRGMGSGFILSSDGLILTNAHVVDRADNVEVTLKNGRSFDGKVMGTDPLTDIAVIKIPAENLPTVTFADSEQIQPGEWAIAIGNPLGLDNTVTTGIVSATGRSGAQVGVADKRVSFIQTDAAINPGNSGGPLLNAQGEVIGVNTAIIRNAQGLGFAIPIDTARNIAEELIAKGKVDHPFLGIQMAAITPELKEQLKSNQNLDLTANRGILIVNVVPNSPAQRAGLQSGDVIQSINQKAVQDPSEVQQIVEETPIGKQLLMNLERDGKTINLNVQVGVLPTPNSSNQ
- a CDS encoding peptidase T2, asparaginase 2: MSSNQVQPKLIIHGGAGGHIRSKGGLEAVRNCLHSIVEEIYSLLLNGASATETVLKGCQLLEDEPRFNAGTGSVLQSDGQIRMSAALMDGAAQRFSGVINVSRVRNPIELAKALQNESDRILSDYGAAELLRELNFPIYDPLTDLRLQEWMQERKDNFRKEMAGVIAEEELALPHEARRGTIGVVVLDAQGRLAAGTSTGGKGLERIGRVSDSAMPAGNYASQFAAVSCTGIGEDIIDECLAAKIVIRVTDGLSLKEAILKSMQEASQRQRELGAISIAANGEIAWGKTSEVLLAAYHDGEKIDDTLEWVDDELVGYRL
- a CDS encoding CHP374-containing protein, producing MNLKRFISIVISIAILLIIYSQIELDKLLEIFKNCDLFWMMISLGMVIPLTLFTSWRLQQLIPQDKSLSFIEANRLILGSSVLNMVLPSKMGDIAKAYFMRERNNVSGSLSLAIVIFEKACDLLSLLLWCVFGLIFYPAKDHLFGLMTVIITGGLIIGILLLSSRRFADLFFKLSVKISPHKIANRLNNMRLSWQEMHHYFWGNKQQLLLITITSIFIWFLHLLQIWLFIIALKAYAPFIASLALSPLSILAGLLPLTFAGVGTRDAALIFFYQPYFSEATGAALGLLCTSRYFLPALIGLPFLGQMLATVKKFGKTN